Within Myceligenerans xiligouense, the genomic segment GGACAACTGCGTGGTGCACACGGACACGGGCGTCCCGGCGCACATCGGGGCCGGGGTCGGCGTCGGGCACTCTGCGATCGTCCACGGCGCCACCGTCGAGGACGGCTGCCTCATCGGCATGGGCGCCACGCTCCTGAACAACAGCGTGATCCGCGCCGGCGCGTTCGTCGCGGCCGGCGCGCTGGTGCGCGAGGGCCAGGAGATCCCGGCCGGACACCTGGCCGCGGGGCTGCCGGCGAAGGTGCGCGGCGAGCTGGACGACGCCGGCCGCGAGCGCGTGCGGGAGAACGCCCTGGAGTACCAGAAGCTCGCGGAGCTGCACCGCCGCTCCGTGGGGTGAGTGGTGGAATGCCCCGCGCGGGCGCCGCGTTGTCGCCTGGCGTGAGCGAACCCCTCAAGATCGACATCTGGTCCGACGTCGCGTGCCCCTGGTGCTACATCGGCAAGCGCCGGCTCGAGTCCGCGCTGGACCGCATCACGGAGCGCGACGGCGCCCGACCGGACGTGACCGTCGAGTACCACTCCTTCGAGCTGTCGCCGGACACGCCTGTCGACTTCGAGGGCACCGCGACCGAGTTCCTGGCCGGCCACAAGGGCATCCCCCTGGCCCAGGCCCAGCAGATGCAGGACCATGTCACCCGGCTCGCGGCCGCCGAGGGCGTCGAGTTCCGCACCGACCAGGTGCGGCACACCAAGACCCTCAAGGCCCACGAGCTGCTGCACCTGGCCAAGCAGCACGGCAAGCAGTACGAGATGAAGGAACGCCTGCTGGCGGCGTACTTCACGGAGGGCCGGCACGTCGGGCACGCCGCCGACCTCGCCGACCTGGCCGCCGAGGTGGGGCTGGACCGGGACGAGGTGCTCGCGGCCCTGGAGGCCGGCCGGTTCGCCGACGACGTCGCCGCCGACATCGCCCAGGCCCGTGCCTACGGCATCAACGGGGTCCCGTTCTTCGTGCTCGACGGCAGGTACGGGGTCTCGGGCGCCCAGGACCCGGCGGTGTTCGTCCAGGCGATCGACGAGGCGACCGCGGCCCCGGCTCGCGCCGGGGAGCACGCCGATGCCTGAGGCACCACGGTCCGCCGTCGAACGATCCGCCACGGCCGGCCCTGCCCAACCCGACGAAACCACCGGGCAGGCGGCGACCGCACCGGTTCTCACCATGCT encodes:
- a CDS encoding gamma carbonic anhydrase family protein; this translates as MATVLPFDGHEPQIDPTAWIAPTATIVGRVTIGPRASVFYGAVLRGDMDEITLGEGSNIQDNCVVHTDTGVPAHIGAGVGVGHSAIVHGATVEDGCLIGMGATLLNNSVIRAGAFVAAGALVREGQEIPAGHLAAGLPAKVRGELDDAGRERVRENALEYQKLAELHRRSVG
- a CDS encoding DsbA family oxidoreductase, with product MSEPLKIDIWSDVACPWCYIGKRRLESALDRITERDGARPDVTVEYHSFELSPDTPVDFEGTATEFLAGHKGIPLAQAQQMQDHVTRLAAAEGVEFRTDQVRHTKTLKAHELLHLAKQHGKQYEMKERLLAAYFTEGRHVGHAADLADLAAEVGLDRDEVLAALEAGRFADDVAADIAQARAYGINGVPFFVLDGRYGVSGAQDPAVFVQAIDEATAAPARAGEHADA